The window CTCCAAAAACAGGGCGTTGCCATTCCTTAGCTTCAAAAGCTAATTTATGCTTGTAAGTATCGTATTGAGTCACTTCCAATTTATGCCAAGTTTTGAGGCGTTTAAGTAGCTTATCACGATCGAGAGCCCATTGAGGTGCTAGCTGTTCATTTAACTTACGAAGCTCCGTCTCCATGACATCACTGTATTGCTTTGCTTTTTTTAGAACTTGGTCTACAGTTCCTACATCAACATCATCATCTTTAATAGCACTTGCAATTTTGTCCTGTTGCTTATTATCAAGCTGTCCCAAAATTTTCAATTGCATAAGCGGGTCTGTAACTCCTGCTTCTTCGAGACGCTTTAGTAAGGCTGTATCTCTTTTTTCTGCTAATGTACCCTCTAATATGAGATAGTAGGCAGTGACATCAGAAATTTGACCTAATCGAGCAACCCTCCCATTACGTTGCATTAAAACAGCAGGATCGGGGCTAAGATCCCAATGCACAACTTTATTGGCTACTTGAAAATCTAATCCTTCATCCGCCGCGGAAGTTGCGACAAGAATGCGGTAGTTTTTGTTGCGATCGTAAAATTCCTTAACTACATTCTTTCGATCATCAGCACTCATCCCCCCAGTAAGAGCCTGACTTTGTTTATGGAAAGTTGCTTTAATAATAGCAGTAGTTTGTAAGACCTCAGTAAAAACGAGAAAACGAGAATCTGGATGCGCTTCAAGCATAGCTCTTAGCCAGTTTAGCTTGGCATTTTCAACACTTCTGCCTGATTCCAACAAATTTAATGCTAATTCTGTCAGTTCTAATATCTCCTCTATTGTCGCCTCTAAATCTGCATCTTCATCGTCATCATCGTTTTTTAGCTTTACCTTATCCAGTATTTTATTCTGAAATTCATAAATAGTAGGTATGCTGCCTTCTCCTAAATTTCTAGCTTTAAAAGAAAAATTACCGTCAGAAGGAAAAACTACCTCTTTGGCATATATCTCTCTATCCTCATCAAATTTTGCTAGGTTTTTGGAAATCTCGCGAATTAATTTCCTTAACCCTTTAGTATCATCTGAGTTATCTGCCCTATACATTTTTTCATTTTGCCATTTGGGGTGATGGCGGACACACCAACGAAATAGCCAACAAGCACCTGCAAGGGAACTACTCGTTAAACGGGTTTCAAGATGTGCGGTAGCAAATCCTCCAAAACTATAATTGTGATCTCTATAAATGCGCTGTACTGTCCCTTGGATTGTTTCTAGCGTTGACAGATACTCTTCATCAGTTTTTTCGAGACTTGGCTCACCTTCATGGTGGGGACGAACTATCATTAATTTGGGAAATAGCCTCTTATCTGACCAATTACGAATTTCATCTTGTTGTCGCCATATCAATGCTACAGGCGAATCATCTTTTGATATTGCTGCTAGAAGTTGTTTCTGATCAATATCCTTAGCATAGGCATTTTTGAGAGCAGTTTGATGTACCAGTAATCGCAATAAATTTGTAAATTGATTGGCAGAACGAAAAGGTGTAGCACTCATCAAGATAACTAGCTCTGGCGGTTCAGAGTCTTTCCAGAACTCACCTAAAATAATCTGATATGCCGTTTTATAAGCCTGCGTTGTATCACTTGCAGATTCTACAGACTCACCATTGAGATTAGCACTGCTGGCACAGTGATGGCATTCATCAATGATAATTATATTGGGTTTAACTCCTTTTGGTAAATCTTTCTTATCTTTACTATCAAGATAGAGTCTAGCAGCGTGGATACTAGCAACCCGAATACCTTTTTGGCTAATCCGCTCACCATATTCTCTAAAAGAATCTACAACAGTAATAATTCTTTCATCACCATTTGAATCTTTAATGACGCTACGCAGTTTGTCTTGAACATCTTCTGTTAAGCCACCAGAAGTTAGATAAAGACAACGCAAACCCCCTTGTTGTGTAATCAGCTTATCTCTCAAGATCAAGCCTATTTCAATTGTCTTACCTAAACCTACTTCATCGGCAATCAAAATACGCTTAATGCGAGACTCATGACTTTTGACATACTGCTGTAATGCTAATTGATGAGGAAAAGGATCTTTGTCACTAGCGGTAATCCGTCCAGAATAGATATTTGCCAGTAGCTCTAATGCACCCAGCCTTAGAACAGTTTTAACTTGATGTTGAGGATCGAAAGTGTTCTCGGAGAGAACACTTTCGCCTACATAGTAAGCACGCCCTTCCTTGAGACGTGAAAATAGGTCGGGAAATTTTTCTTTGATCATTCCCCTTCGGCGTAAGTTTTTGAAGCGGATACCTCGCCGATCTAGTACGCTGTTTTCACTGTCAGTTGTTTCGATTGCATAGGCTAGGTGAGTATAGGCATTGCGATCGGAGCTACTGGTATCAGCCCAGACAACATCTGCATGATAACCGCTTTCAGATGGGATTTCAAACAGCCGATAGATCATATTATTTTTTAAAGCAGTAACTACATTTATTTAGAGCATATTCTCCAATAATTTCGCCAGTATCAAGATCGTAAACTGGAAGTATTTTTCCATCACGAAAAACTTCAACTGGTATAGTCCCAATATCATTAAGACCAATGAAACTACTTATATCTGCATCTGCAAGATTGTGAGAACCCCAAAAATTATCCAGACCAACAAGATGTAGTTCGCCAGTGTCGGGATTGAGGATATAGTCAAAGCCAATTTGTTGCGCTTCCTGATAAAGTCGAAGATTTTTAAGTCTCTTACCCACAAGCTTTAAATTTGACATGATTTTTTTTAAGAAACATTTTTCCGATTTAATCCTTTTCCTATCATCTCTATAAATCGAAACTTTTGTCTAGTCCCAAAATATCCTATTTTGTTGCCAACTTTCCCCCACTTTCACTTTCTTTCAATCTAACTTTGTACTAAAATATCTCAAAATATACTAAAATGTCTAAAACTGTGCCATAATACACAAAAACCTCGCATCTACCTAACCAGATGAATATTAAAGAAATGTTAAAATTCGCTGATGAGATAGTATTTGCTAAAACAGGTCAGCACCTTGATGATTTACAAGAAGCGGTACTGCGCGGAACTCTACAACACGAGACATACA of the Argonema galeatum A003/A1 genome contains:
- a CDS encoding DEAD/DEAH box helicase — encoded protein: MIYRLFEIPSESGYHADVVWADTSSSDRNAYTHLAYAIETTDSENSVLDRRGIRFKNLRRRGMIKEKFPDLFSRLKEGRAYYVGESVLSENTFDPQHQVKTVLRLGALELLANIYSGRITASDKDPFPHQLALQQYVKSHESRIKRILIADEVGLGKTIEIGLILRDKLITQQGGLRCLYLTSGGLTEDVQDKLRSVIKDSNGDERIITVVDSFREYGERISQKGIRVASIHAARLYLDSKDKKDLPKGVKPNIIIIDECHHCASSANLNGESVESASDTTQAYKTAYQIILGEFWKDSEPPELVILMSATPFRSANQFTNLLRLLVHQTALKNAYAKDIDQKQLLAAISKDDSPVALIWRQQDEIRNWSDKRLFPKLMIVRPHHEGEPSLEKTDEEYLSTLETIQGTVQRIYRDHNYSFGGFATAHLETRLTSSSLAGACWLFRWCVRHHPKWQNEKMYRADNSDDTKGLRKLIREISKNLAKFDEDREIYAKEVVFPSDGNFSFKARNLGEGSIPTIYEFQNKILDKVKLKNDDDDEDADLEATIEEILELTELALNLLESGRSVENAKLNWLRAMLEAHPDSRFLVFTEVLQTTAIIKATFHKQSQALTGGMSADDRKNVVKEFYDRNKNYRILVATSAADEGLDFQVANKVVHWDLSPDPAVLMQRNGRVARLGQISDVTAYYLILEGTLAEKRDTALLKRLEEAGVTDPLMQLKILGQLDNKQQDKIASAIKDDDVDVGTVDQVLKKAKQYSDVMETELRKLNEQLAPQWALDRDKLLKRLKTWHKLEVTQYDTYKHKLAFEAKEWQRPVFGEEKTEMESAVSDVLAITHFKNKKDRFNFDPEFGLFSQEKNINGLAGLLPWYTDESEGGTKQHRPLLGNDPIGTLTQSLARQRQADFMAVSAQKLGEQFPNLKGCSYLLFATHPLRELEKNKSSDSAKYLSYYIFTTDLSQPVNPDGASAIDVHKMITFLEEQVVQGLASSSSEVIEMAKSAGQDISKWVQGSFSMGGDDFLDEESSYFVPIPVALVAIVDSIAEVK